AAGGGAATATCTGGCATCAGCTTGTAAGCTTCCAAATATTCCCGAACAGCTGCTTGATGCTGGCTGATCATGGTAAACTGGTGCCCGAAAATGAGAGTGAGTGGTACACAACTTTTGTGCTTGGTTCGCTTGGTGTGCAAAAACTTGTTATGCTTTGAATATCGACTGTCCAGTTTTGACATTACTTTGTAATAGCAGTTCCATGCAGAAAAGCTATAAGGACGTTGATTAACAATATAGCGTGCATATTCAAAGCCGTGAGCAGGATCAGCAATAGTGTATGCTATTTGGGCTCCCAGAGTTCTAAGCTCTTCGTTCCTTTCAACAGACAAAACATTGGAGGCCAATTTCAGAGTTAAATTGATGATTTCCAATGCTTCCCAATACTTTTTCAAGGATGCTAGTGATTTGCATAACTCTATAATGAGATGATGATGTTCTGCATCTCTTATAAGGTTTGGAAGAGGAAGCTCTCTTGGCGCTTGTTGGGGAGATTCATCCTCTGAATCATCACTTATCCACTCAATTCCAGCAGCCAAAGCAGCAGCTCTTTTTGCTTCCTTCTTTTTTAGTAACTTTTTTGCTCTGGACGCTCTAGACAGATCTGATGCTGAAGCTACAGGTCTAAATCCATGAAACACAGTATCAGTCCTAACATGATCAAGTATTTTTATCCGTTCAGAAAGAACACTTTTTGATAGCTTCTTCCTTGGCCTGACCTTTTGTTGTATAGTCTCAAGAAACAATGTCTCGCGAACCACAGGAAAAAAAACATCTACAAATGCCTCTAACAATCCTTTAGCTTTATAGATTTGAGAAAGCTTCAACTTTATCTTCCCATTAAGCCACCATGGTTTTGCTGCATTTAGGTTCAAGTTAAATAGTGATTCTGATTCTTTAGGAGGACATAGAACAGAAATGGCTTCATCATCTTTattttcttcaagaaaaagTGATGACAAAGCCAGCCGAGCATCAACACTATTCTCAAGTTTGTCTAAAGCTCTGTAGAAGTAATCAATTGATTGCAATCGTTTCCCCAGACAACAGCAACACTCAGCAATTTTCAGATACAGGCAACCATTGTTCTTAACATCATCTCCTACCAACATCATATAGTATTCTACTGCAGATTCATAATGCCCGTGATTCATTAGTGAATCTCCAATCTGAATAATCAACTGGGGATGATCATGTAAATTCTCATGTCTCAAAACATTGAAAAGAGCTTCTGCTTTTACCAAGTTTCCAAGGTGAATATGACATATTCCAGCTTTTGTGCGTAGACATAATGGCATCTCTTTCCCAGAGCAGTAAACCTGCTGTGCATGCTCAATATGCTCGAGGGCTTTATGATGTGCATTGCCTTCCATGTGTAGTGAAGCCAATATATCAACCACATTTAAATCAGGTTCCTTGCAACAATTTCTGAGATAGCTTTCCAGTACAGTGACTGCACGCTCAGATTGGCCACATTTTTTATACAGCTGGGCCGCAGTCTGTAGTACCTTTACATTGTCGGGACAGAGCTGTGAAATTTGCTCATATGAATCAGCAGCTTTCAAATAATCACCCAACTCAACATAAAGAGATGCACGGTGAAACCGCAAATTGATATCTTCAGGATCTGCTGTTATTGCTTTAGAAAGGCAGTACCTGGCTTGTCCTGTATCACCTTGTTCTACGGACCATGTCACAAGAAGCTTCCACAGAGATGCATCCTTTGGGGTTAAATGGGCAGCAATCATGTAGAAATCCAAGGCTCTCTTCTTATCACCCATCTCATTATAGATGAGCCCAAGCCTATGATATGGATCAGGAAGATTGGGAGAAAGACGAATCACTTCATAAAACATCCCTATGGCCTAGAAGCTCAGAAAATCTAcaatgaacaagaaaattgataaCCAAAAACAACCATTATAGACATTGCCCTTCTAAAGATTCCAAGCACACAACCAGAAAATGCCCAAGTCAAAATGAGATTCCGACCAGTTCTAATTAACATAAAGTGCTATGTGAAGACAAAAAGTGACCATCGTATTGAATTTCTCAAAAAGTGCGAGTAAAACTTCATAAGAAATAACTCGGCTTTTACTGAGCTTGTACAGTTACTTCACTGTGCCTAAAAGAAAACTAAATATGCTATTTTTTATAACCATTATAACTAGATCCTCAATACAAAAGGTCTGACTTAGCACAAGACTTAATTCTCATATATCCAGAACAAAGTCAATGCATTCAAACTGCAAGAAACTTATTCACTCAAAGGAGAGGACCAACA
Above is a genomic segment from Coffea eugenioides isolate CCC68of chromosome 5, Ceug_1.0, whole genome shotgun sequence containing:
- the LOC113772060 gene encoding general transcription factor 3C polypeptide 3-like, encoding MEEIMELMNYGSRRRSRKSKRRGRRKGSRNKVSPEVTRKLGDATLHYAHGRYGEAIGMFYEVIRLSPNLPDPYHRLGLIYNEMGDKKRALDFYMIAAHLTPKDASLWKLLVTWSVEQGDTGQARYCLSKAITADPEDINLRFHRASLYVELGDYLKAADSYEQISQLCPDNVKVLQTAAQLYKKCGQSERAVTVLESYLRNCCKEPDLNVVDILASLHMEGNAHHKALEHIEHAQQVYCSGKEMPLCLRTKAGICHIHLGNLVKAEALFNVLRHENLHDHPQLIIQIGDSLMNHGHYESAVEYYMMLVGDDVKNNGCLYLKIAECCCCLGKRLQSIDYFYRALDKLENSVDARLALSSLFLEENKDDEAISVLCPPKESESLFNLNLNAAKPWWLNGKIKLKLSQIYKAKGLLEAFVDVFFPVVRETLFLETIQQKVRPRKKLSKSVLSERIKILDHVRTDTVFHGFRPVASASDLSRASRAKKLLKKKEAKRAAALAAGIEWISDDSEDESPQQAPRELPLPNLIRDAEHHHLIIELCKSLASLKKYWEALEIINLTLKLASNVLSVERNEELRTLGAQIAYTIADPAHGFEYARYIVNQRPYSFSAWNCYYKVMSKLDSRYSKHNKFLHTKRTKHKSCVPLTLIFGHQFTMISQHQAAVREYLEAYKLMPDIPLVNLCAGTALINLALGHRLQNKHQSVAQGLAFLYNNLQLCRYSQEALYNIARAYHHVGLVSLAALNYEKVLTMHESDCPMPNLPNEKPDGLASPKSGYCDLRREAAYNLHLIYKKSGAIDLARQILKDHCVI